The stretch of DNA TTCGGCCAAGCAGGGGAGGTCGAGACAGTTCCAGGCGATCCTCCCACTCAGGGGAAAGATCCTCAACGTCGAGAAGGCGAACCCTCACAGGATACTGAAGAACGCTGAAATCCAGACCCTTATCTCTGCGATCGGCTGCGGTTTCGGCGAGAGCTTCGACGTGGAGAAGGCCCGTTACCATCACATCATATTCATGACCGATGCGGATGTCGACGGTGCTCATATCTGTACGCTGCTCCTGACATTCTTCTACCGGTACATGCCGGAGCTCATCGAGAAAGGATACATATACATTGCCCAGCCCCCGCTCTTCAGGGTCGCCAAAGGCAAGAACGAGAAGTACGCCTTCTCCGAGGAAGAGATGAAGAGATACGTAAAGGAGTTCGGCGATAAGGGCGTTTCAGTCCAGCGCTACAAGGGTCTCGGTGAGATGAACGCCGACCAGCTGTGGCACACCACGATGGCCCCCGAGTCGAGGGTCTTAAAGCAGGTCAGCGTCATCGAAGCCTCCTATGCCGACGAAATATTCAGCAAACTTATGGGAGACGACGTGGAAGCGAGAAAAGAGTTTATTATCCGTCATTCGAAGGAGGTGACGAACCTTGACATCTGAAGAGAACTCGTCCGCCGAACAGGTAAAGAGAGTGCTCCCCGTCTCGATCGAAGAGGAGATGAAGTCGTCCTATCTCGACTACGCGATGTCGGTCATCGTCGGAAGGGCGATCCCCGACGTAAGGGACGGCCTGAAGCCTGTCCACAGGCGCACGCTCTATGCGATGGGCGAGATGGGCAACTATCACGACAAGCCTTTCAAGAAGAGTGCCCGTATCGTCGGAGAAGTCATGGGTAAATACCACCCGCACGGTGATTCGTCTATCTACGATACGCTTGTCAAGATGGCCCAGCCGTTCTCGTACAGGTATATGCTCGTCGAAGGCCAGGGTAACTTCGGTTCTATCGACGGGGACTCCGCGGCTGCGATGCGTTACACCGAGGCGAGGCTCGACCCTGTCTCGGAATCGCTACTCGAGGATATCGACAAGGAGACGGTGGACTTCGGCCCGAACTTCGACGAATCACTGCAGGAGCCTCTCGTACTTCCTGCAAAGATCCCGAACCTTCTGGTCAACGGTTCCGACGGTATTGCTGTGGGTATGGCGACGAAGATGCCGCCTCACAATATCGGAGAGGTATGCAGTGCGGTCTGTGCGATGATCGACGATCCCGAGATCTCGCCGGCCGGTCTTATGGAGTATATGCCGGGCCCCGACTTCCCGACAGGCGGTGTAATCCTGGGAAGAAGCGGCATCGCTAGCGCATATACGACCGGAAGAGGCCGTATCCGTATGAGGGGAGTTGCGGAGATCGAGGATCACGAGGGCTCGAAGAAGAGCAGGATCATCATCTCGGAGATCCCCTACCAGGTCAACAAGGCGAGACTTATCGAGCAGATCGCCGACCTGGTCCGCGACAAGAAGATCGACGGGATATCGGATATCAGGGACGAGTCCGACAAGGACGGAATAAGGGTCGTGATCGAGCTGAAGAAATCTATCGTTCCGATGGTCGTCTTAAACCAGCTCTACAAACATACGCCTCTCGAATCGACTTTCGGCGTGATCAATCTTGCAATCGTCGACAACCAGCCGAAGGTCCTCACGTTAAAAGAGATTATCCAGGAGTTCCTCAAACACAGGAAGAGTGTCATATACAGGAGGACGATCTTCGAGCTTAAGAAGGCCGAGGACAGGCTCCATATCCTGAGAGGTCTTCTTCTCGCCCTTGACAATATCGATGCGGTCATCGCGACGATCCGCGGATCTTCTACGACCGAAGAGGCTTCGCAGAAATTGATCGAGAACTTCGGGCTGGACGAGATCCAGGCCGATGCGATTCTCAAGATGCAGCTCCGCCGTCTCGCGGCTCTCGAACAGCAGAAGATCATCGACGAGCGTGACGGTCTCCTGAAGGAGGTCGAGAGACTGAAGCTCATCATCTCCGACGAAGGGCACATATTCGCCGAGATCAAAAAGGAGACTTTAGAGATCTCCGAGAAGTACTCCGACGAGAGGAGGACGAAGATCAGTCACGACGTATCTGATCTCGACAAGGAGGATCTTATCGAGAACAAGCAGGTTCTTGTCTCCCTGACATCGCACAACTACATCAAGTCGATGCCCCTCGATACGTACAAGGGCCAGCACAGGGGCGGAAGGGGCATCATAGGAATGTCCACGAAGGACGAGGATTTCGTCAAGTCGGTCTTCGTCGCATCCACACATGACTACCTGTTGTGCTTCACGAGCTCGGGAAGGGTATACTGGCTGAAGGTCTACGACATCCCGGAGGCTACGAGGCAGAGCCGCGGAAAGGCGATTGTAAACCTGCTGGAGCTCGGTGACGAGGAGAAGGTGACGGCGGTTATACCTGTATCAGAGTTTAAGGAAGACGAGTTCTTCCTCTTCGCAACCCTGAACGGTATGGTCGTGAAAATCCCGCAGGTGGAGTTCTCCCGCCCGAGGCAGTCGGGAATATATGCAATCACGCTGAAGGACGGGGACGAACTTGTCCATGTCATGAAGGCGGTCGACAGCGGCGAGATAATCCTGACGACCCGCATGGGCCAGAGTCTGCGTTTCGGAATCGAATCGATCTCGCTCAGGCACAGGAACGCCCTTGGTGTCAAGGGAATCAAGCTGAGATACATGGATGAGCTCCAGGATGTAACTCCTGTGGAGAAGGATCACCTCCTGACCATCACCGAGAAAGGTTACGGCAAGCGGACGGAGTTCGATGAATTCAGGGGCCACGGAAGGGCGACGATGGGCGTAAGGAACATCCAGACGGATGTCAGCGGCGGAATCGTCTCGTCTAAGGCTGTCTCCGATGATGAGGATATAATCCTCATGAGCAGGTCGGGCATCGTGATCAGAACGAAGGTCTCTGAGATCTCGATCCAGAAACGCGGAACCCGCGGAGTGAGGATAATGAAGCTCGATGAGGGCGACAGTGTCGTGGGTTTCACGATCCTCGATTCCGACGAAGGCGATGAAGCCGGACCGGACGAAATAACAGAATAAATTTCCTCCTCCCTTTTTACGAACAGAATTATATTGTTTATTGCCGAATTGAGATCATGGAAAAAGGCAATGCGATAATAGTTATCCTTCTTCTCGTGATAATCGCAGGCGGGGGTTATATTCTTCTTGTTAAATACCCGCCTCTTTTAGAAGGCAGCAGCACAAGCACTACGCAATATTATGTTTCATCGGGTGACGGAACTGCATCCACGGAATCCGGTGGATCGGGAGAGGCGGTGTATGTCACCGATGCATCAGAGGATTTTGTCTATTACGGGGAGGTGCTGGGTACAAGTTCGAATATGAAGTCCCTCGATATCTATGCCCAGCCGCTGGACTGGGATGCAAATCTCGGGAATGATGGGATCGTTCTTCATTTCACGTTCTATGACGCGTACGGGCGAAAGGTGATATTCAGCGATACGTCGATTAGCACCCAGATTACTATATACAGTCCGACAATCGATAAGAACGGCCAGACTATAAGTCCGAGAAGAATTTTCTACAAAAGATATACCACGATTTCGTCGTCGGATGAAGGAGAGGATACTCCTTATGGCGGAATAAGAATTCCTTATTCGGATATCTCTATGACGTCTTCCGATCTCGGTATCGGCCAGATTAAGATGAGTACGTCGCTTCCGACCGGTGGGACTATAGAGGCATATGAGACCTTCCTTTGGCCGAAGGCGTGAGAAGGATTGATGTATACGGCTGAAATATCCCTGAAGACATCGGGCGAAGGGGATATAATCGATATTACTCCGCAGGGGAACAGGATCGTCGCTGAAAGCGGTGTTTTATCAGGAATAATCAACCTTTTTATCGAAGGTTCCACTGCGGCGCTTACGACTATCGAATACGAGCCGGGTGTTCTCTCGGATCTCAAACGTTCTTTGTCTGCGGTCTCGCCCGACGATATCCCCTACGAGCATAACATGGCCTGGGGCGACGGTAACGGTCGTTCGCATGTAAAGGCTGCGCTTGTCGGTCCTTCGCTGACCGTGCCGGTGAGAAAAGGCGCGATGAAGCTCGGGACCTGGCAGCAGGTTGTTCTTCTCGAACTGGATATAAGAGCGTCCAGATCAAGGACTGTTCATTGTACTGTAATAGGAGAATAGCTCCGGAGCTTTCCGGACAAAACTCGAATTATTTACTTTTGGTTTTTTAAGTTTTTAGTCAAGCGGTACTGTTTCAAGTTGTGAAACAAGCTCCCAAATACGGGTTCTTGCATGTACAGGCATGTTCGGATCATTCGAGATCTCGTCTATCATCGAGATTGCAGTGGCTGCACGAAGACCGAGACCTTTTGATTCGTCTATGAGAACCTTTCTTGTATCATCTGCGACTCTGCGTATATTTCTTGGAATCGTTGAATCTTCCATTATGGCCTGAAGCATCTGAATACAGTAGTTTATTGTGCTTTGCGGTTCTGCCATCGTTTATCACCATCCTATTATTAATTGGGTATCTGCATATATAATTGGTAAGGAGTAGATAAGTAATATGCCATCGAATCCTGAGGACATTATGGCCGAATACCTGCTGAAAGGCGGGAAAATGCTGGATAAAACCTGCCCCTCATGCGGTTCGCCGCTCTTTTTGGTAAAGGGGGAGACTATGTGCGTAGTCTGCAATAAGGCGCAGGAAGAAGC from Methanolacinia petrolearia DSM 11571 encodes:
- a CDS encoding UPF0147 family protein gives rise to the protein MAEPQSTINYCIQMLQAIMEDSTIPRNIRRVADDTRKVLIDESKGLGLRAATAISMIDEISNDPNMPVHARTRIWELVSQLETVPLD
- a CDS encoding secondary thiamine-phosphate synthase enzyme YjbQ: MYTAEISLKTSGEGDIIDITPQGNRIVAESGVLSGIINLFIEGSTAALTTIEYEPGVLSDLKRSLSAVSPDDIPYEHNMAWGDGNGRSHVKAALVGPSLTVPVRKGAMKLGTWQQVVLLELDIRASRSRTVHCTVIGE
- the gyrA gene encoding DNA gyrase subunit A; this encodes MTSEENSSAEQVKRVLPVSIEEEMKSSYLDYAMSVIVGRAIPDVRDGLKPVHRRTLYAMGEMGNYHDKPFKKSARIVGEVMGKYHPHGDSSIYDTLVKMAQPFSYRYMLVEGQGNFGSIDGDSAAAMRYTEARLDPVSESLLEDIDKETVDFGPNFDESLQEPLVLPAKIPNLLVNGSDGIAVGMATKMPPHNIGEVCSAVCAMIDDPEISPAGLMEYMPGPDFPTGGVILGRSGIASAYTTGRGRIRMRGVAEIEDHEGSKKSRIIISEIPYQVNKARLIEQIADLVRDKKIDGISDIRDESDKDGIRVVIELKKSIVPMVVLNQLYKHTPLESTFGVINLAIVDNQPKVLTLKEIIQEFLKHRKSVIYRRTIFELKKAEDRLHILRGLLLALDNIDAVIATIRGSSTTEEASQKLIENFGLDEIQADAILKMQLRRLAALEQQKIIDERDGLLKEVERLKLIISDEGHIFAEIKKETLEISEKYSDERRTKISHDVSDLDKEDLIENKQVLVSLTSHNYIKSMPLDTYKGQHRGGRGIIGMSTKDEDFVKSVFVASTHDYLLCFTSSGRVYWLKVYDIPEATRQSRGKAIVNLLELGDEEKVTAVIPVSEFKEDEFFLFATLNGMVVKIPQVEFSRPRQSGIYAITLKDGDELVHVMKAVDSGEIILTTRMGQSLRFGIESISLRHRNALGVKGIKLRYMDELQDVTPVEKDHLLTITEKGYGKRTEFDEFRGHGRATMGVRNIQTDVSGGIVSSKAVSDDEDIILMSRSGIVIRTKVSEISIQKRGTRGVRIMKLDEGDSVVGFTILDSDEGDEAGPDEITE